A region of Fusobacterium sp. FSA-380-WT-3A DNA encodes the following proteins:
- a CDS encoding efflux RND transporter permease subunit: MTLAGLSIRRPVTTTMLMISMIFIGLIAMFSMKSELLPNMDIPVVTIRTTWTGAVPEDVETQVTKKIEEVLPNIEGIDKITSTSAFGESTIVVEFNYGIDADDKVTDIQREISRITNDLPADADTPIARKIEVGAGNLTMIAMFTGKSRTEMGSFVEEYLKPRLERISGIGEVNVYGNPEKQIQLQVNPDKLAAYNLSPMELYNIISYSNQNIPLGTIETGNKQIVARFMGETNYIDEIENLIINSNGNTLRVSDVADVVLTTEDYTNLGFLNQKEGIVVAIEKSADGSTIELNKGAYEALESLKPIMPPGTDYTILLDTSEDIGKSISGISGSAFQALILATIILLVFLKNIRATFLITLALPVAIIFTFAFLSFSGTSINLISLMGLSLGVGMLTDNSVVVIDNIYRHMTELNSPVAEASDNGTTEVTMSIIASSLTTMVVFIPILFIPGIAREIFRDMSLSIIFSNLAALIVSLTLMPMVASKFLSNKINITSEGKIFAKVKSNYLTLITWAVGHRWKVVFITLATFFVTVFVTKGFLKVEFMPKQDQGRYSIVAELGNGLDIQKSERIANQIEEIVKKDNSTQYYFDFITSNTIAINVDIGKKDTREESVFDVINRIRPQVEKIPDARISLSESFAMRAPERDVQINIMGPNYDELKTIGKQVADKIKNFNGAVDITSSLDPGNPEARIVLNRDKIKAYGINPTTVGQTISYFVLGGNRGDTATVKTGVEEIDILVRLPKEKRSSLNDLANLNVKIGDNKFVKVSDVADIITVEGSSEINKQDRIYSVSVSANDGGVGLAALQSELVKAFNESNPPSTVSYKFGGDSENLQDASKQLGAALGISIFLIYALLASQFENFVLPIIILGSFPLAFIGILIGLVLFRQPIDVMVMVGIIMLAGIVVNNAIVLIDFIKLTRERGSDRRTAIIESCRTRLRPILMTTMTTVFGMLPLALGVGEGSEIYRGMAVTVMFGLSFSTLLTLVVIPILYTLVEDMNIYILAFINKIITPIRNKMTEKAQSYESKRKNK, encoded by the coding sequence ATGACATTAGCAGGTTTATCAATTCGTAGACCAGTTACAACAACAATGCTTATGATTTCTATGATCTTTATAGGATTAATCGCTATGTTTAGTATGAAATCAGAGTTATTACCTAATATGGATATTCCTGTTGTAACAATTAGAACAACGTGGACTGGAGCAGTACCTGAAGATGTAGAAACTCAAGTCACAAAAAAAATAGAAGAAGTCTTACCTAATATTGAAGGTATTGATAAAATTACTTCAACATCTGCTTTTGGAGAATCAACAATTGTTGTTGAATTTAATTATGGAATAGATGCTGATGATAAAGTTACAGATATTCAAAGAGAAATTTCAAGAATCACTAATGACTTACCAGCAGATGCAGATACTCCTATAGCCAGAAAAATAGAAGTCGGTGCTGGAAATTTAACTATGATTGCCATGTTTACTGGTAAAAGTAGAACAGAAATGGGAAGTTTCGTTGAAGAATATTTAAAACCAAGACTTGAAAGAATTAGTGGAATAGGAGAAGTTAATGTTTATGGAAATCCTGAAAAACAAATACAACTTCAAGTAAATCCTGATAAGTTAGCTGCTTATAATCTTTCTCCTATGGAACTATATAATATTATTTCTTATTCAAATCAAAATATTCCTTTAGGAACTATTGAAACAGGTAATAAGCAAATAGTTGCTAGATTTATGGGAGAAACAAATTATATAGACGAAATAGAAAATTTAATTATTAATAGTAATGGAAATACTTTAAGAGTTTCTGATGTAGCTGATGTTGTTCTTACTACAGAAGACTATACTAACTTAGGTTTCCTTAACCAAAAAGAGGGAATTGTTGTTGCTATAGAAAAATCAGCTGATGGAAGCACTATAGAACTTAACAAAGGAGCTTATGAAGCATTAGAATCATTAAAACCTATAATGCCTCCTGGTACAGATTATACTATTCTTCTTGATACTTCTGAAGATATTGGTAAATCTATTTCTGGTATTAGTGGAAGTGCTTTCCAAGCTTTAATCTTAGCTACAATCATTCTTTTAGTATTCTTAAAAAATATAAGAGCTACTTTCTTAATAACTTTAGCTTTACCAGTTGCTATTATTTTTACTTTTGCATTCCTTTCATTTAGTGGAACATCTATTAACTTAATCTCATTAATGGGATTATCTTTAGGAGTTGGAATGCTTACAGATAACTCTGTTGTTGTTATAGATAATATTTATCGTCATATGACAGAATTAAATTCACCAGTTGCTGAAGCATCTGATAATGGTACTACAGAAGTTACTATGTCAATTATAGCTTCTTCTCTTACAACAATGGTTGTTTTTATTCCTATATTATTTATTCCTGGTATAGCAAGAGAAATATTCCGTGATATGTCTTTATCTATTATATTTTCTAACCTTGCTGCTCTTATTGTTTCATTAACACTTATGCCAATGGTAGCAAGCAAATTCTTAAGTAATAAAATAAATATCACTAGTGAAGGTAAAATATTTGCGAAAGTAAAATCAAATTATCTTACACTTATTACTTGGGCAGTTGGTCACAGATGGAAAGTTGTTTTCATTACTTTAGCTACTTTTTTCGTTACAGTTTTTGTTACTAAAGGATTTTTAAAAGTTGAGTTTATGCCTAAACAAGACCAAGGTAGATACTCTATTGTAGCTGAACTTGGAAATGGTTTAGACATTCAGAAATCTGAAAGAATAGCTAATCAAATAGAAGAAATTGTAAAAAAAGATAATTCTACTCAATATTATTTTGACTTTATTACTAGTAATACTATAGCAATAAACGTTGATATTGGAAAAAAAGATACAAGAGAAGAATCTGTATTTGATGTTATTAATAGAATAAGACCTCAAGTTGAAAAAATTCCAGATGCTAGAATTAGTTTATCTGAAAGTTTTGCTATGAGAGCTCCTGAAAGAGATGTTCAAATTAATATAATGGGGCCTAACTATGATGAATTAAAAACTATTGGTAAACAAGTTGCTGATAAGATTAAAAACTTTAATGGTGCTGTTGATATCACTTCATCTCTAGACCCAGGAAATCCTGAAGCTAGAATAGTTCTTAATAGAGATAAAATTAAAGCATATGGTATTAACCCTACTACTGTTGGTCAAACAATTAGTTATTTTGTTTTAGGAGGAAATAGAGGAGATACAGCTACTGTTAAAACAGGAGTAGAAGAAATAGATATTCTTGTAAGATTACCAAAAGAAAAAAGAAGCTCTTTAAATGATTTGGCAAACTTAAATGTTAAAATTGGAGATAATAAATTTGTAAAAGTATCTGATGTAGCTGATATTATTACTGTTGAAGGTTCATCTGAAATAAATAAACAAGATAGAATATATTCAGTTTCTGTTTCAGCTAATGATGGAGGAGTTGGACTTGCTGCTCTTCAATCTGAGTTAGTCAAAGCTTTTAATGAATCTAATCCTCCATCTACTGTTTCTTATAAATTTGGTGGAGATTCTGAAAATTTACAAGATGCTTCAAAACAATTAGGAGCGGCATTAGGAATTTCTATTTTCTTAATATATGCTTTACTAGCTTCTCAATTTGAAAACTTTGTTTTACCTATAATTATTTTAGGTTCTTTCCCACTAGCATTCATTGGTATTTTAATTGGATTAGTTTTATTTAGACAGCCAATAGATGTAATGGTTATGGTAGGTATTATAATGCTTGCTGGTATAGTTGTTAACAATGCTATTGTATTAATAGACTTTATTAAACTTACTAGAGAAAGAGGTTCTGATAGAAGAACGGCTATCATTGAATCTTGTAGAACAAGACTTAGACCTATTCTTATGACTACTATGACTACTGTTTTTGGTATGTTACCATTAGCTTTAGGAGTTGGAGAAGGTTCTGAGATTTATAGAGGAATGGCTGTAACAGTTATGTTTGGTTTATCATTCTCTACATTACTTACTCTTGTAGTTATTCCTATATTATATACCTTAGTTGAAGACATGAATATTTATATTCTAGCTTTTATAAACAAAATAATCACTCCTATAAGAAATAAAATGACTGAAAAAGCTCAAAGTTATGAATCTAAAAGAAAAAATAAATAG
- a CDS encoding efflux RND transporter periplasmic adaptor subunit, with product MKKLLCLSLLSTFIFISCGKKEEVKEIIVKPKYVVTEEVQTRELSQTFKSDAILEPENKVNHSTEKGGTIEKIYKKNGDYVKKGEVVMKLSDADTEAAYNSSKALFNVANNNFKKFKKLYDEQLISYLEYVEYENAYSTAKANFDVAKNNYEKLFRRADIDGTVGNLFGKVGNEVDGDTTIFTVVDDNLMEAYVGFPAEWLTQIKVGGPLSIEVPAINKTLEGTILEINPIAESDTKKYKVKVGINNPDNLVKDGMYSYVTIPVGKVSAMSVPDESIFIRDLLSYVFIVKDGVAKRVQVQTGAQDSTYTVISSDEIKLGDKVVVNGLFGLEDGNKVTETSETITTTENKN from the coding sequence ATGAAAAAATTACTTTGTTTATCTTTACTTTCTACTTTTATTTTTATAAGTTGTGGTAAAAAAGAGGAGGTAAAAGAAATTATAGTTAAACCAAAATATGTTGTTACAGAAGAGGTTCAAACAAGAGAATTGAGTCAAACTTTTAAAAGTGATGCTATTTTAGAACCAGAAAATAAAGTGAACCATTCTACAGAAAAAGGTGGAACAATTGAAAAAATTTATAAAAAAAATGGAGATTATGTAAAAAAAGGTGAAGTTGTTATGAAACTTTCTGATGCTGATACAGAAGCTGCTTATAATTCTTCAAAAGCTTTATTTAATGTTGCTAATAATAATTTTAAAAAGTTCAAAAAATTATATGATGAACAACTTATTTCTTATTTAGAATATGTAGAATATGAAAATGCTTATTCTACAGCAAAAGCAAACTTTGATGTAGCTAAAAATAATTATGAAAAATTATTTAGAAGAGCTGATATTGATGGAACTGTAGGAAATTTATTTGGAAAAGTTGGAAATGAGGTTGATGGAGACACTACAATATTCACAGTAGTTGATGACAATTTAATGGAAGCTTATGTTGGATTCCCAGCAGAATGGCTTACTCAAATAAAAGTAGGAGGACCTCTATCTATTGAAGTTCCTGCTATTAATAAGACTTTAGAGGGAACTATTTTAGAAATTAACCCTATTGCTGAATCTGATACTAAAAAATATAAAGTTAAAGTTGGTATAAATAATCCAGATAATTTAGTAAAAGATGGTATGTATTCATATGTTACTATTCCAGTTGGAAAAGTTTCAGCTATGTCTGTTCCTGATGAAAGTATTTTTATAAGAGATTTATTAAGTTATGTATTTATAGTAAAAGATGGAGTTGCTAAAAGAGTTCAAGTACAAACAGGTGCTCAAGATTCAACTTATACTGTAATTTCTTCTGATGAAATTAAATTAGGAGATAAAGTTGTGGTTAATGGCCTATTTGGATTGGAAGATGGTAACAAAGTTACTGAAACATCTGAGACTATAACTACTACTGAAAATAAAAATTAG
- a CDS encoding TolC family protein — MKKTLTLFLVLSTISFSRTLNLEEAIDLSLTNSKNIQIAEKNKKIGELNLSRAFKYALPTVAYQGVYTRYEHETRKVYNENGIADEFKVDSKDGYSSKIIATYPIFQGGATFGGIKGAAAQKNILNYSFLKEKVDTRIRVIQYYSNVITYEKNLEALKTSEKELQARLKLQEKKLEERLIIKADLLKTEYSLLDIQSQIVKVQNQIETEKKNLKTELGLNINEDIDLEELFIPENLSSNINFEKDLVTAKTQSLNALISKNKVEYSKAEKMVALSDNLPKISVFASYGGTERLHSSDTFHDEEWRGGVQIDWELFSFGSGLDSYRVASENYKIEELNDSMTQDNIEINLANAYSEVLRLEKYRVAMKSSLEASRENYEIDKKRYEAGLLSTQDYLNSEAQYRTAQMNFNSAESSYLLAFEKYRSLII, encoded by the coding sequence ATGAAAAAAACTTTAACTTTATTTCTAGTGTTAAGTACAATATCTTTTTCTAGAACACTTAACTTAGAAGAAGCTATTGATTTATCTCTTACTAACAGTAAAAATATTCAAATAGCTGAAAAAAATAAAAAAATTGGAGAACTTAACTTATCTCGTGCTTTTAAATATGCTCTGCCTACAGTAGCTTATCAGGGAGTTTATACTCGCTATGAACATGAAACAAGAAAAGTTTATAATGAAAATGGAATTGCTGATGAATTTAAAGTAGATAGTAAAGATGGATATTCTAGTAAAATCATAGCTACTTATCCTATTTTTCAAGGAGGAGCTACATTTGGTGGTATTAAAGGTGCTGCTGCACAAAAAAATATCCTTAATTATTCTTTTTTAAAAGAAAAAGTTGATACTAGAATAAGAGTTATCCAATATTATTCAAATGTGATAACTTATGAAAAAAATCTCGAGGCTCTTAAAACTTCTGAAAAAGAATTACAAGCTAGATTAAAATTACAAGAAAAAAAATTAGAAGAACGTTTAATTATAAAAGCTGACCTTTTAAAAACTGAATATTCATTACTTGATATTCAATCCCAAATAGTAAAAGTTCAAAATCAAATTGAAACAGAAAAGAAAAATTTAAAAACAGAACTTGGATTAAATATTAATGAAGATATTGATTTAGAAGAATTATTCATTCCTGAAAATTTAAGTTCTAATATAAATTTTGAAAAAGATTTAGTTACAGCAAAAACTCAAAGTCTTAATGCTTTAATTTCTAAAAATAAAGTTGAGTACTCAAAAGCTGAAAAAATGGTAGCTTTAAGTGATAATCTTCCAAAAATTAGTGTTTTTGCTAGTTATGGTGGAACTGAAAGATTGCACTCAAGTGATACTTTTCATGATGAAGAATGGAGAGGAGGAGTTCAAATTGATTGGGAATTATTTAGTTTTGGTAGTGGATTAGATTCTTATAGAGTTGCTAGCGAAAATTATAAAATAGAAGAATTAAATGATAGCATGACTCAAGATAATATAGAAATAAATTTAGCCAATGCTTACAGTGAAGTTTTAAGACTTGAGAAATATAGAGTTGCTATGAAAAGCTCTTTAGAAGCATCTCGTGAAAATTATGAAATTGATAAAAAAAGATATGAAGCTGGACTTTTGTCAACACAAGATTATCTAAATTCAGAAGCCCAATATAGAACCGCTCAAATGAATTTTAACTCAGCTGAAAGTAGTTATTTGTTAGCTTTTGAAAAATATAGATCACTTATAATCTAA